A region of the Candidatus Omnitrophota bacterium genome:
GGGTCCTGGCCGAACGCGCGAAAAACTGCCCCGACAGCGAACCATCCTTGGCTGAATTTACGACATAACTAATGGGAATAAGAAGCAACACCAGGAATATAAAAAGAGATACCATCATTCCCTTGCAAAATCCTATAATAGGGCCGCCGAAGGCATTGATCCACTTATTAAAATTGGGAAATATTTCTACCTTTACAACCTTTTTGATAAGTCCGGTTGTAAACTGAAATAACAGATGGGCCAGAAATGCTACGGCCAAAAACGATATGATATTTGATATGTTGAGAGGGATATAAAGGTATTTTGTTATGAAGGCGGCTATTCGGGAATAAAAATGTATACTTAAAACTATAGCTATTCCCATCCCTAATATATTAAAAAGCTCAGCAAAAAAACCTCTTTGCGAGCCGACGTAAATACTTCTTAATATTATGATTAGGAATAAAACGTCTACCCAATTTACTCTACTTACCCACTCCAAAAATTATA
Encoded here:
- a CDS encoding CvpA family protein, whose translation is MEWVSRVNWVDVLFLIIILRSIYVGSQRGFFAELFNILGMGIAIVLSIHFYSRIAAFITKYLYIPLNISNIISFLAVAFLAHLLFQFTTGLIKKVVKVEIFPNFNKWINAFGGPIIGFCKGMMVSLFIFLVLLLIPISYVVNSAKDGSLSGQFFARSARTLYEKTVGIIPSTRPVDITPLLAGAESLKFKMFQPKKSDKL